One Spirochaetaceae bacterium genomic window carries:
- a CDS encoding NifS family cysteine desulfurase: MIYLDNNATTKVDDRIVAAMQPYFNIHYGNPNSLHTMGQTARKAMATALNQLYAGINARDNDDIIVNSCATEGNNHVLMGIYYDLIRTGKKKKIITSSVEHPAVSHTLKFLESLGAEVSYLPVNTEGLINIADLQHELTNDTALVTIMWANNETGLIFPVTELCAITHKAGALFHTDAVQAIGKVPVDVQASNIDFLTFSAHKFHGPKGIGGLYIKEGLKLTPLLHGGEQMGGKRAGTINVPYMVGMGLAMELAVAGLTDEDSRVRSLRDQLEEAITAIPDTIIIGKNYPRTPNTSLVSFKGIEGEAMLWDLNKNDLAASTGSACSSEDLQANATFQAMSMDTDLAHTGIRFSLSRFTTQDEITAAIKIVKDCVQRLRAISTYTKL; this comes from the coding sequence TTGATATACCTAGATAACAACGCCACCACTAAAGTGGACGACCGTATAGTAGCTGCTATGCAGCCCTATTTTAATATACATTACGGCAACCCCAACAGTTTGCACACGATGGGGCAAACTGCCCGCAAAGCAATGGCCACCGCCTTAAACCAGCTTTATGCCGGTATTAATGCCCGCGATAACGATGACATTATTGTCAACAGCTGCGCGACCGAAGGTAATAACCATGTGCTAATGGGTATTTACTACGATTTAATCCGTACCGGGAAAAAGAAAAAAATTATTACCAGCAGCGTCGAGCACCCGGCGGTAAGCCATACCCTCAAATTTTTAGAGAGTTTAGGAGCTGAGGTATCCTACCTGCCGGTGAATACCGAAGGGCTAATTAACATAGCCGATTTACAGCACGAGCTGACCAACGATACCGCTTTGGTAACTATTATGTGGGCCAACAACGAAACCGGCCTTATCTTTCCTGTTACCGAGTTATGTGCAATAACTCATAAAGCCGGAGCTCTTTTTCATACCGATGCTGTGCAGGCCATCGGTAAAGTGCCGGTAGATGTGCAGGCCAGTAATATCGATTTTTTAACTTTTAGCGCCCATAAATTTCATGGCCCTAAGGGGATTGGCGGTCTGTACATTAAAGAAGGTCTTAAACTTACGCCTCTTTTACACGGCGGCGAGCAGATGGGCGGCAAACGTGCCGGCACCATCAATGTGCCTTATATGGTAGGCATGGGGCTGGCGATGGAGCTGGCGGTGGCCGGGTTAACCGATGAAGACAGCCGTGTGCGCAGCCTGCGCGACCAGCTGGAAGAAGCCATAACGGCTATCCCCGATACCATTATTATCGGCAAAAATTACCCGCGTACCCCAAACACCAGCTTAGTAAGCTTTAAAGGTATTGAGGGCGAAGCTATGTTGTGGGATTTAAATAAAAATGACCTAGCCGCCAGCACCGGCAGCGCTTGCAGTAGTGAAGATTTACAGGCTAATGCTACCTTTCAGGCGATGAGTATGGATACCGATTTAGCCCACACCGGCATTAGGTTTAGCTTAAGCCGTTTTACTACCCAAGACGAAATTACCGCTGCTATTAAAATAGTTAAAGATTGTGTGCAAAGATTACGTGCCATAAGTACCTACACAAAGCTATAG